A stretch of DNA from Basfia succiniciproducens:
GAAAATTGCGGTATCGCCGTCTTTACCAACGTTTGCGGAACAGTGCATTGATGCAATACCACGAAGCGGTAAGAAGTAGTTCATCATTGAGAACATACCTTTTTTCATTTCACCGCCGTACCAAGTACCGCCGATTAATTGAACGCCTTCTGTAATGTTGAACGCAACGAAGTTTTCGGAATTTAACCCTTGTTCTTTCCAGTTAGGATTTGTACATTTTGCACCGTTCATTACCACGAAATCAGGTTTGAAACCTTTTAATTCTTCCGCTGAAGGACGGATAAACATATTTGTTACAAAATGCGCCTGCCATGCAACTTCAGTAACCACACGAACAGCTAAACGCGTATCTTTATTCGCGCCGCAGAATGCGTCAACAACAAATAAACGTTTACCGGAAAGTTGATCGGCAACCAAACCTTTCAAACTGTTCCAGGTATCTTGGCTCATTGGTTTGTTATCGTTTTTAACTTTTTCGCTGGTCCACCATACGGTATCTTTAGTTTTGTCGTCTAAAACGATATATTTATCTTTCGGAGAACGACCGGTGAAAATACCGGTATTTACAGCAACCGCTCCTTGATTAGTCACAGTACCTTTTTCATAACCTTCTAAACCTGGTTTGGTTTCTTCCGCAAAAAGAAGTTCATAACTCGGGTTATACACAACTTCTTGTACATCATGAATACCTAAAGCACCAAGTTCTTGAGTTAATTGATTAAGATCTGTCATACATCACCTCATAAAATAAATTAAAAATAATAAAAACTAATGTTTCGCATTATAGGACAAAAGATACCTAAAAAATGTTATCTAGATCAAATTATTGGAAAATATATGAAAATAATTTTTGTTTAAAAAGTGAACGATATTGGTATTTTTCATAAAAATCAATATATTGTTATCCGTCACTATTTATGTAATAATTAATACATAAATAATTAAGATAACTCTAAAACATGGAACAGAAATTATCACCGAAGCAAAAAGGTAGACCTAGAACTTTTGATAGAGAAAAAGCGTTAGAATCGGCGCTTTTTGTTTTTTGGAATCAAGGTTATACAAATACCTCGATTGCGGATTTATGTAATGCAATTAACATAAATCCGCCAAGTTTATATGCTGCCTTTGGTAATAAATCACAATTTTTTATTGAAATATTAGATTACTATCGTCGGGTTTATTGGGATGTTATCTATGCCAAAATGGATGTTGAAAAAGATATTCATCGGGCGATTCATATATTCTTCCGGGACTCTGTTAACGTAGTGACAGTAGCAAATACGCCCGGCGGCTGTTTAAGTGCTGTTGCTACATTAAATTTATCGGCGGAAGAAACTAAAATTCAACAACACATGAAACAGTTAAAGTCCGATATTTTAAAACGTTTTGAGAACCGCTTGAAACGAGCGATTGTGGATAAACAATTACCGTCGCAAACCGATATTCCAGCATTAGCGCTAGCTTTACAAACTTATTTATATGGTATTGCCATACAAGCTCAAGCCGGTACAAGTAAAGATGATTTATTAAAAGTGGCATCGAAAGCCGGCTTATTACTCCCTAAATTAATTTAACAAGGAAATCCTTTATGAATCCTATTTTCAGTCCATTATTTCAACCTTACACCTTAAATAACGGTGTAGAAATTAAAAACCGCTTAGTGGTTGCCCCGATGACCCACTTCGGTTCAAATACGGACGGTACATTGGGCGAGCAAGAACATCGCTTTATATCAAATCGTGCCGGTGACATGGGAATGTTTATTCTTGCCGCAACCTTAGTCCAAAATGGCGGTAAAGCATTCCACGGTCAACCGGAAGCTATTCACACAAGCCAATTACCAAGTTTGAAAGCCACTGCGGATATTATTAAAGCGCAAGGTGCAAAAGCAATTTTACAAATTCATCACGGTGGTAAACAGGCAATTACCGAATTATTAAACGGCAAAGATAAAATTTCAGCCAGCGCCGACGAAGAATCCGGTACTCGAGCCGCAACTATTGAAGAAATCCACACTTTAATTGACGCTTTCGGCAATGCTGCAGATCTTGCCATTCAAGCAGGTTTTGACGGTGTAGAAATTCACGGCGCAAACAATTACCTAATTCAGCAATTCTACTCGGGTCATTCAAATCGCCGTACCGATGAATGGGGCGGTTCGCGTGAAAATCGTATGCGTTTCCCGTTAGCGGTAATTGATGCGGTAATTGCGGCTAAAATAAAGCATCAACGTGACGATTTTATTATCGGCTATCGTTTTTCTCCGGAAGAACCTGAAGAATTAGGTTTAACTATGGAAGATACCCTTGCATTAGTTGATGTCTTAAAAGAAAAACCGTTACAATATTTACACATATCACTTTGGGATTTCTACAAAAAAGCCCGTCGAGGTGCAGATTCCAACACGGCTCGTTTACAGTTGGTACATGAACGTATCGGCGGAAAATTGCCGCTAATTGGTGTGGGTAACTTATTTACCGCCCAGCAAATTTTAGAAGCTTATCAAACCGGTTGGGCTGAATTCATTGCCTTGGGTAAAACCGTAATGGTTAACCCGAAAATCGCTACTATGATCTTAAACGGACAGGAAAATCAATTAATTACAGAAGTGGATGAAAATCAAGTGGATCATTATGGTTTCCCGGACTTCCTATGGAATGCAACCATGAGTGCCACACAGGCATGGTTGCCACCGGTAAAAGGAAAACCTTGGAGTCCATTAGATATTTAATTAAATAAAAGTGCGGTAAAATTTTCGGATTTTTCATCTGATCACAGATCTACAGGAATAAACTTGTATAAACGAGCATAGTTATATAATTACTGTATGCTAAACTTTATATCTGGTTGTAATAAAAATGAGAGTTCCCTAGCGGAAACTCTCATTTTTTACAACAAGTTGTTAGTTAGTTGTAACCAAATTTATGGTCTTATTAAATACTTAAATTAAACATTCATGTTTAATTTCTCTAAAACCGGCTTCAACTAATTTTCTGTTCAAAACTAATAAAGCACTCTTTTTTTCGGATTTAGTTAATAAACTTACATGCTTATTTTTCAATGCCGCTTGAAATAGCCAAAATAACTCAACATTAACCGAAAACCCGTGAACTTTTAATTTTACAAAACAATTAGAAATTCCTGCTGATTTAAATTCTTTGACATTATTAATCCCTATTTTTGCCAATAACCTTTCATGCTTAATGGATAAATTGGGTAACTCCTTTATTCTTTCTTTTTTAGCAATATTTAAATCTAAAATTTTTCTTTGCTGCTGTTTAATAGATAAAATTACTAAAGTTTTAAATTCTTCTTCATTATCAACCAAAGCTCTAGGTAAACGATAATAACTTGAAATTGCTAAATTGGTATTTTTGTTGAATATATCCCAGGATACAGCTCCAAGCTTCTCCACATATTCTACAAGCTGGTTTTCAGCTTTTAAAAAGAAATTGTCATCTATAACAATACCAAACATTACTTTTCTATAAAACAGACCATATCCTACAAACAGATGTTTAGCGGTCACTTCATTTTCAAGAAAACTATTCAGAATGGTTCTTATCCATTGTGTATCTTTGTTTGTTCTATTCATAACTCGATTATTTCCTTTAATCTGTTGATAAAAAAGATAAAAAAGATAGTGATTTTGATTTAGGTTTATTACCTGAATAGAGTTATACCATAAACTTATAAAAATAGTGTAGTTTTACGTTTAATTTTGCGATCCGTATCGCAAAATTAAAATTTATTTAGGTAAATCCTGAAAAAAATTGATCATAAAATGATCAATTAATACATTAAATTTTTTAGCGTTTTGGTATCTTGCATAAAAGGCAGGAAATATTTTTTATATTTTTTTAAACACATTGACTATTTTATAAAAATTCTGCGCGGAATATTAGTCTCCCGAGAAAATTTTAAACCGTTTGAAATAAGAGAAAAAGCAATATTTTATTGGTACTGTTATCTATCGGGAAATTTATGCGGGACTAGCAGAATTATTTGATGAAAAAGGGCTTATCACATAGCTCAACAAAAGTAATGCGAAAATTGCGGCATCATAAGTTAGAGAGAAGTGGAAAGATTTCGATTAATCACTACTTACGAATATCACTCATAAAGTGATGCTCAAGAACATTTAGATGATTGGAAAGCGGACAGGATAGCAGGTATACCTATTGCTTACCTTAATTAAGTTGTTTTTTGATAGCCAAAATTACATAAAAAGTGCGGTAAATTTTCCTACAGTTTTGCGCCTACGCGCGTCAATGGCGGTGATGACGCGCCGGTTCAGTTAGTAGGTATGGGTGTGAGCACAAGCACAAAAAAAAGCCCTCATCTCTCGATGGGGGCCTCTCTTCATAACAACCTGGCGGTGACCTACTCTCACATGGGGATACCCCACACTACCATCGGCATAACAGCGTTTCACTTCTGAGTTCGGCATGGATTCAGGTGGGACCACTGCACTATCGCCGCCAGGATAATTCCGTTTCAGATACTGACCGCGGATTCTTCTCTCCGCTATCACTAGCCTACTTCTAGTCTTCTACTCTTCTATTCTCTAAAATTAAAAACAAGCCGATTCCCTGACTACTTACTTATTCCGTAATAACTTTCACTACCAAAAACACTTGAGCGTTGTATGGCTAAGCCTCTCGGGCAATTAGTACCGGTTAGCTCAACGTCTCGCAACGCTTACACACCCGGCCTATCTACGTCGTCGTCTCCAACAACCCTTACAGTATTAAATACTGGGAGAACTCATCTCGAGGCAAGTTTCGTGCTTAGATGCTTTCAGCACTTATCTCTTCCGCATGTAGCTACCCGGCAATGCGTCTGGCGACACAACCGGAACACCAGTGATGCGTCCACTCCGGTCCTCTCGTACTAGGAGCAGTCCCTCTCAATTCTCCAACGCCCACGGCAGATAGGGACCAAACTGTCTCACGACGTTTTAAACCCAGCTCGCGTACCACTTTAAATGGCGAACAGCCATACCCTTGGGACCTACTTCAGCCCCAGGATGTGATGAGCCGACATCGAGGTGCCAAACACCGCCGTCGATATGAACTCTTGGGCGGTATCAGCCTGTTATCCCCGGAGTACCTTTTATCCGTTGAGCGATGGCCCTTCCATTCAGAACCACCGGATCACTATGACCTGCTTTCGCACCTGCTCGACTTGTCCGTCTCGCAGTTAAGCTTGCTTATACCATTGCACTAACCTGACGATGTCCGACCGTCATTAGCAAACCTTCGTGCTCCTCCGTTACTCTTTGGGAGGAGACCGCCCCAGTCAAACTACCCACCAGACACTGTCCGAGTACCCGTTCCAGGCACTTCGTTAGAACATCAAACGTTAAAGGGTGGTATTTCAAGGATGGCTCCACGATAACTGGCGTTACCGCTTCAAAGCCTCCCACCTATCCTACACATCAAAATTCAAGGTTCAGTGTCAAGCTATAGTAAAGGTTCACGGGGTCTTTCCGTCTAGCCGCGGGTACACCGCATCTTCACGGCGATTTCAATTTCACTGAGTCTCGGGTGGAGACAGCCTGGCCATCATTATGCCATTCGTGCAGGTCGGAACTTACCCGACAAGGAATTTCGCTACCTTAGGACCGTTATAGTTACGGCCGCCGTTTACTGGGGCTTCGATCAGGCGCTTCTCTTGCGATAACGCCATCAATTAACCTTCCAGCACCGGGCAGGCATCACACCCTATACGTCCACTTTCGTGTTTGCAGAGTGCTGTGTTTTTAATAAACAGTTGCAGCCAGCTGGTATCTTCGACCGGTTCAACCTTCAAGGGTATACCTCTACAATCTACGCCGGCGCACCTTCTCCCGAAGTTACGGTGCTATTTTGCCTAGTTCCTTCACCCGAGTTCTCTCAAGCGCCTGAGTATTCTCTACCTGACCACCTGTGTCGGTTTATAGTACGGTTTATTATAATCTGACGCTTAGTGGCTTTTCCTGGAAGTGTGGTATCGGTTACTTCGGCACCTTAGCGCCTCGTCATCATCTCTCGGTGTTGATAAGCGTCCGGATTTGCCTAAACGCTCCACCTACCAACTTAAACGACCATTTCCAACAGGTCGATAACCTAACCTACTCCGTCCCCACATCGCAATTATAACAAGTACGGGAATATTAACCCGTTTCCCATCGACTACGCTCTTCAGCCTCGCCTTAGGGGCCGACTCACCCTGCCCCGATTAACGTTGGACAGGAACCCTTGGTCTTCCGGCGAACGGGTTTTTCACCCGTTTTATCGTTACTTATGTCAGCATTCGCACTCGTGATACGTCCAGCAGCCCTCTCGAACCACCTTCTTCCGCTTACACGACGCTCCCCTACCCAACAGTGTTTCCACTGATGCCGCAGCTTCGGTGCTATATTTGAGCCCCGTTACATCTTCCGCGCAGGCCGACTCGACTAGTGAGCTATTACGCTTTCTTTAAATGATGGCTGCTTCTAAGCCAACATCCTAGCTGTCTAAGCCTTCCCACTTCGTTTCCCACTTAATATAAACTTTGGGACCTTAGCTGGCGGTCTGGGTTGTTTCCCTCTCCACGACGAACGTTAGCACCCGCCGTGTGTCTCCTATGCATTACTCTTCGGTATTCGCAGTTTGCATCGGGTTGGTAAGCCGGGATGGCCCCCTAGCCGAAACAGTGCTCTACCCCCGAAGGTATTCACATAAGGCTCTACCTAAATAGATTTCGGGGAGAACCAGCTATCTCCCGGTTTGATTGGCCTTTCACCCCCAGCCACAGGTCATCCGCTAATTTTTCAACATTAGTCGGTTCGGTCCTCCAGTTAGTGTTACCCAACCTTCAACCTGCCCATGGCTAGATCACCGGGTTTCGGGTCTATATCATGCAACTCGACGCCCAGTTAAGACTCGGTTTCCCTTCGGCTCCCCTATTCGGTTAACCTCGCTACATAATATAAGTCGCTGACCCATTATACAAAAGGTACGCAGTCACCCTCGCGGGCTCCCACTGCTTGTACGTACAAGGTTTCAGGTTCTATTTCACTCCCCTCACCGGGGTTCTTTTCGCCTTTCCTTCACAGTACTGGTTCACTATCGGTCAATCAGGAGTATTTAGCCTTGGAGGATGGTCCCCCCTTCTTCAAACAGGATTTCTCGTGTCCCGCCCTACTTCTCGCAAGCTCAGTACCACACAATGATTTTCAAGTACGGGGCTATCACCCTGTGCCGCCCGGCTTCCCAGCCGGTTCCTCTAATCCTCATGCTATCACTTGCAGGCTCTTACGCTTTCGCTCGCCGCTACTTACGTAATCTCGGTTGATTTCTTTTCCTCGGGGTACTTAGATGTTTCAGTTCTCCCGGTTTGCCTCAATAACCTATGGATTCGGTTATTGATAGTAGATTCTTCATCTACTGGGTTTCCCCATTCGGATATCTTGGGTTAGACGCTTCTTATCAACTCACCCAAGCTTTTCGCAGATTAGCACGTCCTTCTTCGCCTCTGATTGCCAAGGCATCCACCTTGTACGCTTAGTCACTTAACCATACAACCTCAAGTATTCTTATACCTGTGTCGTTCGTTATTACTAAACACTTGACCGCTTTTGCTCGGCCAAGATTTTTTTATACTCAGACTTTCTTTTCAGAAAATCTCTCAGTTTTTCAGCTTGTTTCCAATTTTTTAAAGAACAAAAAGATAACGCCTTTCGGCTATCATCATGACTAAATAAACAAAGTCCGGTCAATTCCGGCAAGAACATTGCCTGACCCTCGATTCACTTAGTCATGATGATTGGTGGAGATAAGCGGGATCGAACCGCTGACCTCCTGCGTGCAAGGCAGGCGCTCTCCCAGCTGAGCTATATCCCCAATCCGTTTGCACCTTACAGTGCAACCTTTCCTTTTAGCTTTCACTCGTCCAGCCGGCCTCGCCGCGCTTGAGTGGTGGGTCTGAGTGGACTTGAACCACCGACCTCACCCTTATCAGGGGTGCGCTCTAACCACCTGAGCTACAGACCCAAAAGGATGTTGGTTTGTCTCTTTCTATCAAACAATCTGTGTGAACACTTGCCAGTCGCCTAAAACTTAGTAAGGAGGTGATCCAACCGCAGGTTCCCCTACGGTTACCTTGTTACGACTTCACCCCAGTCATGAATCATACCGTGGTAAACGCCCCCCCGAAGGTTAAGCTATCTACTTCTGGTACAACCCACTCCCATGGTGTGACGGGCGGTGTGTACAAGGCCCGGGAACGTATTCACCGCAACATTCTGATTTGCGATTACTAGCGATTCCGACTTCATGGAGTCGAGTTGCAGACTCCAATCCGGACTACGATGCACTTTCTGAGATTCGCTCTACCTCGCGGTATCGCCGCCCTCTGTATGCACCATTGTAGCACGTGTGTAGCCCTACTCGTAAGGGCCATGATGACTTGACGTCATCCCCACCTTCCTCCGGTTTGTCACCGGCAGTCTCCTTTGAGTTCCCATCTTTACATGCTGGCAACAAAGGATAAGGGTTGCGCTCGTTGCGGGACTTAACCCAACATTTCACAACACGAGCTGACGACAGCCATGCAGCACCTGTCTCAGAGCTCCCGAAGGCACTCCCGTATCTCTACAGGATTCTCTGGATGTCAAGAGTAGGTAAGGTTCTTCGCGTTGCATCGAATTAAACCACATGCTCCACCGCTTGTGCGGGCCCCCGTCAATTCATTTGAGTTTTAACCTTGCGGCCGTACTCCCCAGGCGGTCGATTTATCACGTTAGCTACGAGCACCAGGCCTAAAGCCCAATCCCCAAATCGACAGCGTTTACCGCGTGGACTACCAGGGTATCTAATCCTGTTTGCTCCCCACGCTTTCGCATATGAGCGTCAGTATCTTCCCAAGGGGCTGCCTTCGCCTTCGGTATTCCTCCACATCTCTACGCATTTCACCGCTACACGTGGAATTCTACCCCTCCCTAAAGTACTCTAGACTCCCAGTCTGAAATGCAATTCCCAGGTTAAGCCCGGGGCTTTCACATCTCACTTAAAAGTCCGCCTGCATGCCCTTTACGCCCAGTTATTCCGATTAACGCTCGCACCCTCCGTATTACCGCGGCTGCTGGCACGGAGTTAGCCGGTGCTTCTTCTGTGATTAACGTCAATTGCTTGTCCTATTAAAACAAACACCTTCCTCGTCACCGAAAGAACTTTACAACCCGAAGGCCTTCTTCATTCACGCGGCATGGCTGCATCAGGGTTCCCCCCATTGTGCAATATTCCCCACTGCTGCCTCCCGTAGGAGTCTGGACCGTGTCTCAGTTCCAGTGTGGCTGGTCATCCTCTCAGACCAGCTAGAGATCGTCGGCTTGGTAGGCCTTTACCCCACCAACTACCTAATCCCACTTGGGCTCATCTTATGGCGGGTGGCCCGAAAGTCCCACCCTTTAATCCGAAGATATTACGCGGTATTAGCGACAGTTTCCCGTCGTTATCCCCCTCCATAAGCCAGATCCCCAAGCATTACTCACCCGTCCGCCACTCGTCGGCAAAGAAAGCAAGCTTTCCTCCCGCTACCGTTCGACTTGCATGTGTTAAGCCTGCCGCCAGCGTTCAATCTGAGCCATGATCAAACTCTTCAATTTAAAAAGTTCAATCACTCAAAATACTGACTATAAATCATTAATTAAATTAACTTTGTTCAGCACTCTAAGTCTTGTTTAAATTTTTTGTTTAAACGAATCTTTCAAGTGCCCACACAGATTGTCTGATAAGTTGTTAAAGAGCAAAAAAGAACGACGCACCGGATTGTTGTTAGTTTTCACAACGGTGCGTCGTTGTGTGAGGCGTATTATAGGGATTTCGACTCCCTTTGCAAGCTTTTTTTGTCAAAAAATTTAAATTTTTAACTATTAGCTGAAAACTTCAGCAATTCTTTTATTTTTCAGTCAAAAAAACATCAAAAAACAAACCGCACTTTAAAAGTGCGGTCTGAATTTCCTGATTTTTTTATTCCTTTGGTAAACGCAAAACTGCAAGCGCAAGCCCGCCCCAGATAACGATTAAGGAAATAATCATCATAATAATTGCTGTCGTACTCATTTTATTCCCCCGAAACCTGAACTTCGTTTTTCCATTTTAAGCGTGAAAGCAGCACGGCGACGATAACCAGCATAACAGCCATTCCCCAACCAAAGCTGTTAACAAACCAACTAGGGTAGCCTTCATATCCTTCGGCGAATACTTTCGCGCCTTCGCTGAATAGCATAAATGCCAGAATACCCGTTGTGATAACGATACATAAGCGCCAAATAAAACCGACTTTAAAGGAAGAGGTTTCATTTAGGTGATCGCCCAGTAAACCTAATTTTTCATTGGCAACAATCGCAATTAACGAAACAAAGGCGACCGCGACAATACCGAAATAGTTGACGAATTTATCCATCACATCAAGCATCGGCAGACCTGTTGTTGTGCCGAATAATAGGGTTGAAACGATCATCATCGGTACACCCACAATAAATGTCACTTTAGCCCGACGAATTCGAAGTTTGTCCTGTACTGCCGAAATAATAACTTCGATTACCGAAATAAATGAAGTTAACGCGGCAAAAGTTAAAGAACCGAAGAATAACACGCCAAGAATCTGACCGAACGGCGCTTCGTTAATAATAGTAGGGAAAGCAAAGAACGCTAAACCGATACCGCCTTTCGCCACTTCGCTCACTTCGTGTCCGGATGCCGCAGCCATAAAACCAAGTGCCGCAAATACGCCAATGCCAGCCAATAATTCAAAGCTACTGTTAGCAAAACCGACTACTAAGCCCGAACCGGTCAAATCAAATTCTTTCTTTAAATAAGAAGCATAAGTGATCATAATCCCGAAACAGATTGATAACGAGAAGAAGATTTGCCCGTAAGCCGCAATCCAAACGCTCGGGTTGGAGAGTTTTGACCAGTCCGGTGTAAATAGCGCATCTAAACCTTTTGCCGCGCCCGGTAAAAATAAGGATGAGATCACTAAAATTAAGAACATAATGACTAAAACAGGCATTAAAATCGAGGATGTTCTGGCAATTCCTTTTTGCACGCCTAAAGCCAGCACGCCAAGCGCTACCAGCCATACGGCGATTAACGGACCGACTACCATTCCCACGAATTCTAAACTAACACCTTGTGTAATATCGCCCATTTTCAGAAATTCGCCGATAAAGAAATCGATAGGCTTGTCACCCCACGCCATAGTAAATGAGAAATAGGTGTAAGTTGCCGCCCAACCTAAAACTACTGCGTAATACAGGCCAATGATAACATTCACCATCACCTGCCACCAACCGAAAGCTTCAAAATGTTTACTGAAACGGCGGTAAGATAAAGGCGCACCGCCGCGATGGCGATGACCAATAGCATAATCAAGGAATAATAATGGAATACCCGCTGTTAATAAGGCGATTAAGTAAGGAATAATAAAGGCGCCGCCGCCGTTTTCATAAGTGGTATATGGAAAACGCCAAATGTTTCCAAGACCGACAGCCGAACCGATTGCGGCAAAAATAAAGGCGCGACGCCCCGAAAATGTTTCACGTGTAGAATTTGACTTTGTCATTCTCACAGCCCTTTTAATTTAAAATTTGAATAATATGAAAATGGAAATATAAACCAATCTATCATCTAGTCAATAGCATAATCGGGCTAATTTTTTATAAAATGAATTATTTTTATTTATTTTTTATAATTTTTATAGTTTTTTATTTTAAATAAAACAAAAAATGTAGAG
This window harbors:
- a CDS encoding TetR/AcrR family transcriptional regulator codes for the protein MEQKLSPKQKGRPRTFDREKALESALFVFWNQGYTNTSIADLCNAININPPSLYAAFGNKSQFFIEILDYYRRVYWDVIYAKMDVEKDIHRAIHIFFRDSVNVVTVANTPGGCLSAVATLNLSAEETKIQQHMKQLKSDILKRFENRLKRAIVDKQLPSQTDIPALALALQTYLYGIAIQAQAGTSKDDLLKVASKAGLLLPKLI
- a CDS encoding NADH-dependent flavin oxidoreductase → MNPIFSPLFQPYTLNNGVEIKNRLVVAPMTHFGSNTDGTLGEQEHRFISNRAGDMGMFILAATLVQNGGKAFHGQPEAIHTSQLPSLKATADIIKAQGAKAILQIHHGGKQAITELLNGKDKISASADEESGTRAATIEEIHTLIDAFGNAADLAIQAGFDGVEIHGANNYLIQQFYSGHSNRRTDEWGGSRENRMRFPLAVIDAVIAAKIKHQRDDFIIGYRFSPEEPEELGLTMEDTLALVDVLKEKPLQYLHISLWDFYKKARRGADSNTARLQLVHERIGGKLPLIGVGNLFTAQQILEAYQTGWAEFIALGKTVMVNPKIATMILNGQENQLITEVDENQVDHYGFPDFLWNATMSATQAWLPPVKGKPWSPLDI
- a CDS encoding TfoX/Sxy family DNA transformation protein, which codes for MNRTNKDTQWIRTILNSFLENEVTAKHLFVGYGLFYRKVMFGIVIDDNFFLKAENQLVEYVEKLGAVSWDIFNKNTNLAISSYYRLPRALVDNEEEFKTLVILSIKQQQRKILDLNIAKKERIKELPNLSIKHERLLAKIGINNVKEFKSAGISNCFVKLKVHGFSVNVELFWLFQAALKNKHVSLLTKSEKKSALLVLNRKLVEAGFREIKHECLI
- a CDS encoding methionine/alanine import family NSS transporter small subunit, with amino-acid sequence MSTTAIIMMIISLIVIWGGLALAVLRLPKE
- a CDS encoding sodium-dependent transporter, translated to MTKSNSTRETFSGRRAFIFAAIGSAVGLGNIWRFPYTTYENGGGAFIIPYLIALLTAGIPLLFLDYAIGHRHRGGAPLSYRRFSKHFEAFGWWQVMVNVIIGLYYAVVLGWAATYTYFSFTMAWGDKPIDFFIGEFLKMGDITQGVSLEFVGMVVGPLIAVWLVALGVLALGVQKGIARTSSILMPVLVIMFLILVISSLFLPGAAKGLDALFTPDWSKLSNPSVWIAAYGQIFFSLSICFGIMITYASYLKKEFDLTGSGLVVGFANSSFELLAGIGVFAALGFMAAASGHEVSEVAKGGIGLAFFAFPTIINEAPFGQILGVLFFGSLTFAALTSFISVIEVIISAVQDKLRIRRAKVTFIVGVPMMIVSTLLFGTTTGLPMLDVMDKFVNYFGIVAVAFVSLIAIVANEKLGLLGDHLNETSSFKVGFIWRLCIVITTGILAFMLFSEGAKVFAEGYEGYPSWFVNSFGWGMAVMLVIVAVLLSRLKWKNEVQVSGE